Proteins from a genomic interval of Zingiber officinale cultivar Zhangliang chromosome 1B, Zo_v1.1, whole genome shotgun sequence:
- the LOC122052521 gene encoding PRA1 family protein A1-like — MDWGSVTAEDLIDALREVDWSSPPRPISEFFSRFTIPRSYSKWTSRFKCNLYYYRTNYFILIIFVLAVGFLLKPLAVVSAFLTGLSITSLNDSFAVTFNEKATRAVRQFSPHLAAKLRPPITPVIRGRSSTKRAIHICGQPRWVFVLISSIASCILWLTSCNLLSVLWALSIGLLATILHASFRSPNLKARLNTFREEFRAVWRNYSEL; from the exons ATGGATTGGGGAAGCGTGACCGCGGAGGATCTGATCGACGCCTTACGGGAAGTTGATTGGTCCTCGCCACCGCGCCCTATCTCGGAGTTCTTCTCCCGGTTCACCATCCCCAGATCATATTCCAAATGGACCAGTCGATTCAAATGCAATCTTTACTA CTACAGAACGAATTACTTCATCCTGATCATTTTCGTGCTTG CAGTGGGATTTCTTCTGAAGCCTCTTGCTGTTGTTTCGGCCTTTCTCACAGGTTTAAGCATCACGTCTTTAAATGATAG CTTTGCTGTTACTTTTAACGAGAAAGCAACAAGGGCTGTCAGACAGTTTTCTCCCCATCTAGCTGCAAAACTGAGGCCCCCTATCAC GCCAGTAATTCGCGGACGATCATCGACAAAAAGAGCAATCCATATATGCGGGCAGCCTCGTTGGGTGTTTGTTTTAATATCCTCAATTG CTAGTTGTATCCTCTGGTTGACTTCTTGCAACCTCCTTTCAGTGCTTTGGGCACTCAGCATTGGGCTGCTTG CGACAATACTTCATGCAAGTTTCAGGTCACCCAACCTGAAAGCACGCCTCAACACATTCCGTGAGGAATTTCGAGCAGTGTGGCGCAATTACAGCGAGCTATAG
- the LOC122052532 gene encoding probable mannose-1-phosphate guanylyltransferase 3, with product MKALILVGGFGTRLRPLTLSFPKPLVDFANKPMILHQIEALKDVGVTEVILAINYRPEVMISFLKDFEDKLGIKITCSQETEPLGTAGPLALARDKLIDGSGEPFFVLNSDVISEYPFANLIQFHKSHGGEATVMVTKVDEPSKYGVVVMDEENGRVDRFVEKPKIFVGNKINAGIYLLNPSVLDRIDLRPTSIEKEVFPKIAAEKQLYAMVLPGYWMDIGQPKDYITGLRLYLDSLRKKTSTKLAAGSHIIGNVLIHENAVIGDGCLIGPDVAIGPGCVIESGVRLSRCTVMRGVRIRKHACISGSIIGWHSTVGQWARIENMTILGEDVHVSDEVYSNGGVVLPHKEIKSSILKPEIVM from the exons ATGAAAGCGCTCATTCTTGTTGGAGGATTTGGCACCCGCCTTCGGCCTCTGACGCTTAGTTTCCCAAAGCCACTTGTTGATTTTGCTAACAAACCAATGATCCTTCATCAG ATTGAAGCGCTGAAGGATGTTGGAGTTACAGAAGTCATTTTGGCCATCAATTATCGACCAGAG GTCATGATTAGCTTCTTGAAAGACTTTGAGGATAAGCTTGGAATTAAAATCACTTGCTCGCAAGAGACTGAACCGCTTGGAACAGCTGGCCCCTTGGCGTTAGCCAGAGACAAGCTAATTGATGGTTCTGGTGAACCTTTCTTTGTCCTCAACAGTGATGTCATAagtgaatacccctttgctaaCCTAATTCAGTTCCACAAATCGCATGGCGGGGAGGCAACAGTGATGGTGACCAAG GTTGACGAACCATCCAAATATGGTGTTGTTGTGATGGATGAAGAAAATGGGAGGGTCGATAGATTTGTGGAGAAGCCCAAAATATTTGTTGGAAACAAGATCAATGCTGGGATTTACTTGTTGAATCCATCAGTCTTGGACCGTATTGATCTGAGACCAACCTCAATTGAGAAGGAAGTTTTCCCAAAAATAGCAGCTGAGAAACAGCTCTATGCCATGGTCCTGCCCGGTTACTGGATGGACATCGGCCAGCCAAAGGACTACATCACAGGCCTACGGCTCTATCTGGACTCGCTGCGGAAAAAAACATCAACAAAATTAGCGGCTGGCTCTCATATCATAGGGAATGTCCTGATCCATGAGAATGCTGTGATAGGCGACGGATGCCTCATCGGGCCAGATGTTGCCATTGGTCCTGGATGCGTGATCGAGTCTGGAGTTAGGCTATCAAGGTGCACTGTGATGCGAGGTGTTCGAATTAGGAAGCACGCATGCATCTCCGGCAGCATCATTGGTTGGCATTCGACAGTGGGGCAGTGGGCACGGATAGAAAACATGACCATTCTTGGCGAGGACGTGCATGTTTCCGATGAGGTGTATAGCAATGGAGGGGTTGTTCTCCCACATAAAGAAATCAAATCAAGCATCCTGAAGCCCGAGATAGTCATGTGA